One Candidatus Binataceae bacterium DNA segment encodes these proteins:
- a CDS encoding sigma-54 dependent transcriptional regulator → MAVTNLRELTRHPLPEQTLIGAHPTIVKLRALLEKIAAADDANVLITGESGCGKEVVAKAIHALSVRRDRAFVPVNCAAIPHELLESEMFGHERGAFTGASGARQGLFTTADGGTIFLDEIGEMPLLLQAKFLRVLEDGVVRPVGSDRSAKVDVRVIAASNADLLAAVKKGSFREDLFYRVNVLPIAIPPLRERRSDIPLLIDHFLARLRARRPGHTWRVTDEAMVHLWSYDWPGNVRELENMVERLVILCEDSVIDPSILPANLLNGSRLNPPPETPALDEKGVNLNAIVRELEGRMINEALKQSAGNKQAAARLLGLKRTTFAAKLRRCGVLVPSNLYGHDES, encoded by the coding sequence ATGGCTGTAACCAACTTGCGAGAACTGACGCGCCACCCGCTGCCTGAACAGACGCTGATTGGCGCTCATCCCACGATCGTCAAGCTGCGCGCACTGCTCGAGAAGATCGCGGCCGCCGATGACGCCAACGTCCTCATCACCGGCGAGAGCGGCTGCGGCAAGGAGGTAGTCGCCAAGGCGATTCATGCGCTCTCAGTGCGGCGCGACCGCGCCTTCGTACCGGTCAATTGCGCCGCGATTCCGCACGAGCTGCTCGAATCCGAGATGTTCGGCCACGAGCGCGGCGCCTTTACCGGCGCCTCCGGAGCGCGTCAGGGACTCTTCACCACGGCCGACGGGGGCACCATCTTTCTCGACGAGATCGGCGAGATGCCGCTGCTGCTGCAGGCCAAGTTCCTGCGCGTGCTCGAAGACGGCGTCGTGCGTCCGGTGGGCTCGGATCGTTCGGCCAAAGTCGACGTCCGCGTGATCGCCGCAAGCAACGCCGACCTGCTCGCCGCCGTCAAGAAAGGCAGCTTCCGCGAGGACCTCTTCTACCGCGTCAACGTTCTGCCGATTGCCATCCCGCCCCTGCGCGAGCGCCGCTCCGATATTCCCCTCCTGATCGATCATTTTCTCGCCCGCCTGCGCGCGCGCCGCCCGGGCCACACCTGGCGCGTGACCGACGAGGCGATGGTCCATCTGTGGTCTTACGACTGGCCCGGCAACGTTCGCGAGCTTGAAAATATGGTCGAGCGCCTGGTCATCCTGTGCGAGGATTCGGTCATCGACCCGTCGATCTTGCCTGCCAACCTGTTAAACGGCAGTCGTCTGAACCCGCCGCCGGAGACGCCGGCGCTCGATGAGAAGGGCGTGAACCTCAACGCGATCGTGCGCGAGCTCGAAGGCCGCATGATCAACGAGGCGTTGAAGCAGAGCGCCGGCAACAAGCAGGCGGCGGCGCGTCTGCTGGGGCTCAAGCGCACCACCTTCGCGGCAAAACTGCGCCGCTGCGGCGTCCTAGTCCCTTCCAATTTGTATGGCCATGACGAAAGCTAA
- a CDS encoding (4Fe-4S)-binding protein → MALEVTWDSKVCIHSGNCVKTLPEVFKVENGKFVIEPAAADESRLRGAIAACPSGALKLKQ, encoded by the coding sequence ATGGCGCTTGAAGTGACGTGGGACAGCAAGGTCTGCATTCACTCCGGCAATTGCGTGAAGACGCTGCCGGAAGTCTTCAAGGTCGAAAATGGCAAGTTCGTGATCGAGCCGGCGGCCGCTGACGAGAGTCGCTTGCGCGGCGCGATCGCGGCGTGCCCTTCGGGTGCATTAAAGCTCAAGCAATAG
- a CDS encoding response regulator — MAEQRIAQIMVVDDDPDTVSILARHLQREGYTAIEAGSGQDCLRLLRDRTADVILLDLMMPGMDGFDVCRALKGNPRTAEIPIIMITARDDLDARAEGMRLGVSDFLAKPVFRRQLANRIRAQLEAVAAGRATEAALSRLNRSRNGGKKK; from the coding sequence ATGGCGGAGCAACGGATTGCGCAAATCATGGTCGTCGATGACGACCCCGATACGGTTTCGATTCTTGCCCGCCATCTCCAGCGTGAAGGCTATACTGCGATCGAGGCCGGCTCGGGTCAGGATTGCCTCCGCCTGCTGCGCGACCGCACCGCCGACGTTATCCTGCTCGACCTCATGATGCCGGGGATGGACGGCTTCGACGTCTGCCGTGCGCTCAAAGGGAATCCCCGGACTGCGGAAATCCCGATCATCATGATTACCGCGCGCGACGACCTCGACGCCCGCGCCGAAGGGATGCGTCTGGGAGTTAGCGACTTTCTCGCCAAGCCGGTCTTTCGCCGCCAGCTCGCCAACCGTATCCGCGCACAACTCGAGGCGGTCGCCGCCGGCCGCGCCACCGAGGCCGCGCTCAGCCGCCTCAATCGCAGCCGTAACGGGGGCAAAAAGAAGTAG
- a CDS encoding amidohydrolase family protein, with protein MKIDFHAHAFPAKLFTELARLYPGILELQRDAEGQLIALWCNAPLPAWDHGARLADLDGAGIDVQILSAPPIYNRVDRHAPELCRMVNDALAESCRREPQRLKAFAHLPFNDIDQALAEMARALDELGCVGVLINSNVGGRYLDEAEFYPFWEEVNRRRVCVFMHPSISPVYRDAQPATMLSFPFDTTLAAHRLVAGGLFERFPDVVLVLAHLGGTLPYLARRIDLAYDAPGFYAGYPRPRRRPSEDLSKLYVDTALGWNRSAFECARELVGIDHIVFGTDYFIRSTRFMDWTSEFIDGLGLKPAERELVYSGNAARILKLHG; from the coding sequence ATGAAGATCGATTTCCACGCCCACGCCTTTCCCGCCAAGCTTTTCACCGAGCTCGCGCGGCTCTATCCCGGAATCCTCGAGTTGCAGCGCGACGCCGAAGGACAGTTGATTGCGCTGTGGTGCAACGCGCCGCTGCCGGCATGGGATCATGGCGCAAGGCTCGCGGACCTCGATGGCGCAGGAATCGATGTACAGATTCTTTCCGCTCCGCCGATCTACAACCGCGTTGACAGACACGCACCCGAGCTCTGCCGGATGGTCAATGACGCACTGGCGGAATCGTGCCGCCGCGAGCCTCAGCGGCTCAAGGCCTTTGCGCATCTGCCCTTTAACGATATCGATCAAGCGCTGGCCGAGATGGCGCGGGCGCTCGATGAACTCGGCTGTGTCGGCGTCTTAATCAACTCCAATGTCGGCGGCCGCTATCTCGACGAGGCGGAATTTTATCCGTTCTGGGAAGAGGTCAACCGCCGGCGCGTCTGCGTGTTTATGCATCCATCGATCTCGCCGGTTTATCGCGACGCGCAGCCGGCCACGATGTTGTCGTTCCCGTTTGACACAACGCTCGCAGCGCACCGCTTGGTGGCGGGCGGGCTATTCGAGCGCTTTCCCGACGTCGTGCTGGTGCTGGCTCATCTCGGCGGGACCCTGCCTTACCTGGCCCGCCGGATCGATCTCGCCTACGACGCGCCGGGCTTTTACGCCGGCTATCCTCGTCCGCGCCGGCGGCCGAGCGAAGACTTAAGCAAGCTTTACGTGGATACGGCGCTGGGCTGGAATCGGAGCGCTTTCGAGTGCGCGCGCGAGCTGGTCGGAATCGATCACATCGTCTTCGGCACGGATTATTTTATCCGCAGCACGCGCTTTATGGATTGGACCAGCGAGTTTATCGACGGGCTCGGGCTCAAGCCCGCCGAGCGCGAATTGGTTTACTCGGGCAACGCCGCACGCATCCTGAAACTTCACGGCTGA
- a CDS encoding aldo/keto reductase, which produces MMNGCATPEGTAAYAQRFSALDGNYRPLLGLAVSSIGLGTYLGQSDAATDAAYAEALRAALTSGINVIDTAVNYRDQRSERVIGAVMAELCAAGKLRREEIVVATKGGYLAFDGGMPADPRAWFEAQFIKPGIVRAGDVVDGSHCMTPRYLDAMIETSRRNLGLATIDIYYLHNPEAQLSALSREQFNARLRDAFRALEGAVRDGRIGVYGAATWNGYRATPKDRGYLSLTDMAAIAREVGGEGHHFRVVQLPYNLAMTEALTARNQPMPDGKNGSLLAASDILGIGVCASASLLQGQLTRGLPAILEETFTGLNSDAQRALQFVRSTPGVNVALAGMSTVAHVAHNLGVAQHPPASFETLLKLFEPTK; this is translated from the coding sequence ATGATGAACGGTTGTGCGACACCCGAGGGTACCGCCGCTTACGCGCAGCGTTTCAGCGCGCTCGACGGTAATTACCGCCCGCTACTCGGGCTGGCGGTATCGTCAATTGGGCTCGGCACCTATCTGGGCCAGAGCGATGCGGCGACGGACGCGGCCTATGCCGAGGCTCTACGCGCTGCCCTGACCAGCGGCATCAATGTGATCGACACGGCCGTCAACTATCGCGATCAGCGTAGTGAACGCGTGATCGGCGCGGTGATGGCCGAGCTTTGTGCCGCGGGCAAGCTGCGACGAGAGGAGATTGTCGTCGCGACCAAGGGCGGCTACCTGGCGTTCGATGGCGGCATGCCGGCCGATCCGCGCGCCTGGTTCGAGGCGCAGTTCATCAAGCCCGGGATTGTCCGGGCGGGCGACGTCGTCGACGGCTCGCACTGCATGACGCCGCGCTATCTCGACGCGATGATCGAAACCAGTCGCAGGAATCTTGGGCTCGCTACGATCGATATCTATTACCTGCATAACCCGGAAGCCCAATTGAGCGCACTTAGTCGCGAGCAGTTCAACGCGCGCCTGAGGGACGCCTTTAGGGCGCTTGAAGGCGCGGTCCGCGACGGCCGTATCGGAGTTTACGGCGCGGCCACCTGGAACGGCTATCGTGCGACGCCAAAGGATCGCGGCTATCTTTCACTGACGGACATGGCCGCGATTGCGCGCGAGGTTGGCGGAGAGGGTCATCATTTTCGCGTCGTGCAACTGCCCTACAACCTCGCGATGACCGAGGCGTTGACGGCGCGCAACCAACCGATGCCCGACGGCAAGAACGGCAGCCTGCTCGCCGCCAGCGACATCCTGGGTATCGGGGTCTGCGCCAGCGCCTCGCTCCTGCAGGGGCAGCTCACGCGCGGGCTGCCGGCAATTCTAGAGGAGACCTTCACGGGGCTGAACTCCGACGCGCAGCGCGCGCTCCAGTTCGTGCGTTCGACGCCCGGGGTCAACGTCGCGCTGGCCGGGATGAGCACGGTGGCGCACGTCGCGCACAACCTCGGCGTCGCGCAGCATCCGCCGGCCTCGTTCGAAACACTACTGAAGCTCTTTGAACCGACGAAATAG